One part of the Desulfonema ishimotonii genome encodes these proteins:
- a CDS encoding response regulator, translating to MIKTILIVDDSPVARKMLKSCLLKNGNYEIHEAVNGEDGVQKFQALSPDVIFMDLTMPVLDGYQAIEQIRALDGDAIIIVTSADVQKKARERVEASGVSHIVQKPARPDPIREALAKVEAIRQTPSEGMFSEEERDILQEVMNIAFGNAAADLGEVINMYLDLSTPSVHIASIGEMGDWLTDEMALDFLKTSMIIQNFWGDFSGFGLLFLPDNAGRELILMLQECVSDEPEEKPMAAQEKEVLLEVGNILIGACVGKICELLKTFVTYNPPRVLGEGNEGYRSFISSFDASQTAIVMETLFRFNTVDIRGQLLVITNQDAIEWLRKALHDFMEYYE from the coding sequence ATGATTAAAACAATTCTCATTGTGGACGACTCTCCCGTTGCCCGGAAAATGCTGAAAAGCTGCCTCCTGAAAAACGGCAACTATGAGATTCATGAGGCCGTAAACGGAGAGGATGGCGTTCAGAAGTTTCAGGCATTATCGCCGGACGTTATTTTCATGGACCTCACCATGCCGGTGCTTGACGGATATCAGGCCATTGAGCAGATCCGGGCACTTGACGGGGATGCGATCATTATTGTGACCTCAGCGGACGTTCAGAAAAAGGCCCGCGAGCGCGTGGAGGCCAGCGGGGTGAGTCATATCGTCCAAAAGCCGGCCCGTCCCGACCCCATCCGCGAGGCACTGGCAAAGGTCGAAGCGATACGTCAGACACCGTCCGAGGGGATGTTTTCCGAAGAAGAGCGGGATATTTTGCAGGAGGTGATGAACATCGCCTTCGGGAACGCTGCCGCCGATCTGGGTGAGGTCATCAATATGTACCTGGATCTGAGTACGCCCAGTGTCCACATTGCCAGCATCGGGGAGATGGGAGACTGGCTGACGGATGAAATGGCCCTGGATTTTCTGAAGACCAGCATGATCATCCAGAATTTCTGGGGGGATTTCAGCGGATTCGGCCTTTTATTTTTACCGGATAACGCAGGCAGGGAGCTGATCCTGATGCTTCAGGAGTGCGTGTCGGACGAACCGGAGGAAAAGCCCATGGCCGCCCAGGAAAAAGAAGTCCTGCTGGAGGTCGGCAATATCCTCATCGGCGCATGTGTCGGAAAGATATGTGAACTGCTGAAGACCTTTGTCACCTATAACCCCCCCCGTGTCCTAGGTGAGGGGAATGAGGGCTACCGCTCTTTTATCAGCTCGTTTGACGCCTCACAGACGGCCATTGTCATGGAGACCCTGTTCAGATTTAACACGGTTGACATCAGGGGGCAGCTGCTCGTTATCACCAACCAGGACGCCATTGAGTGGCTGAGAAAAGCCCTGCATGATTTCATGGAATATTACGAATGA
- a CDS encoding NRDE family protein — protein sequence MCLILFSYKTHSRYRLILAANRDEFHNRPTAPLSFWKDAPALLAGRDLQGGGTWMGVTRSGRFAALTNYRDPASQREDAPSRGALVSDFLTGNMRPDEYLEAVCRVGQQYNGFNLLVGDMGNLCYYSNRLKEIRWITPGTYGLSNRFLNTPWPKVRRGRDKLRRLLADGNIRTGALMEILADRSHPPEDQLPDTGIGPEWERLLSPVFITSPVYGTRASSVLLMSEDGHCRFTERTFVPQDGDVAETGTRSFGFPT from the coding sequence ATGTGCCTGATACTTTTTTCATACAAAACCCACAGCAGATATCGCCTGATTCTCGCCGCCAACCGCGATGAATTCCATAACCGCCCCACCGCCCCCCTCAGCTTCTGGAAAGACGCCCCGGCCCTGCTGGCCGGTCGGGATTTACAGGGCGGCGGCACCTGGATGGGCGTCACCCGATCCGGACGCTTCGCGGCCCTGACCAACTACCGTGACCCGGCCTCACAGCGGGAAGACGCGCCGTCACGGGGGGCATTGGTAAGCGATTTCCTCACCGGCAACATGCGGCCCGATGAATACCTTGAGGCGGTCTGCCGGGTCGGCCAGCAGTATAACGGCTTTAACCTCCTGGTCGGGGACATGGGGAATCTGTGCTATTATTCCAACCGGCTGAAGGAGATCCGATGGATCACGCCCGGCACTTACGGCCTGAGCAACCGGTTTCTCAATACCCCGTGGCCCAAGGTGAGGCGGGGCAGAGACAAACTGAGGCGGCTTCTGGCTGACGGGAACATCCGCACCGGGGCGCTGATGGAAATTCTGGCCGACCGCTCCCATCCGCCCGAAGATCAGCTGCCCGATACGGGAATCGGTCCGGAGTGGGAACGCCTCCTCTCCCCTGTTTTCATCACCAGTCCGGTGTACGGCACCCGCGCATCGTCCGTCCTCCTGATGTCGGAAGACGGGCACTGTCGCTTCACGGAGCGGACCTTTGTCCCGCAGGACGGGGATGTGGCCGAAACAGGCACACGGAGCTTCGGGTTTCCGACGTAA
- a CDS encoding OmpA family protein, giving the protein MLTSWQNQKPIRFRAAMTYLADDLLEDIRIDQLLHPKGEMVRIVIEPFSDAHTGDVPRVSRDIEAMLIALGKKAFIITRMTSENLERADYMIRGRIGLEPYKGGKTAAPEKYYHVTASVVKTKTGKSVGHSSAWIADKKPDMTPISFYKDSPVYLKDSQDQDRTAISAETAALLTEAETAYGKREYKKAIALLNRALKRKDGPLIRIYGGLYSANRKLGRQDRAIAAFDKLLAVSVEKYNILTVKFLFNVNSVEFWNDPALREQYKIWLERIGVYFKTHRGCLQILGHCSRSGTETYNKELSHERAVGIQARLRPYFPDVLRRSETVGRGFRETIVGTGTDDWRDAIDRRVEFHIIDCKALSR; this is encoded by the coding sequence ATGCTGACATCCTGGCAGAATCAGAAGCCCATCCGCTTTAGGGCGGCCATGACGTATCTGGCCGATGATCTGCTCGAAGATATCAGAATCGACCAGCTGCTGCACCCCAAGGGCGAAATGGTCCGCATTGTGATTGAGCCGTTTTCAGATGCCCACACCGGGGATGTTCCCAGGGTCAGCCGGGATATTGAGGCGATGCTCATTGCTTTGGGCAAAAAGGCGTTTATCATCACCCGCATGACCTCCGAAAACCTGGAGCGGGCCGATTATATGATTCGGGGCCGGATCGGGCTTGAGCCGTATAAAGGTGGAAAGACGGCGGCGCCGGAGAAATATTACCATGTGACCGCATCAGTGGTAAAAACGAAGACCGGCAAGAGCGTGGGCCATTCATCGGCCTGGATTGCCGATAAGAAGCCGGATATGACGCCGATCAGCTTCTACAAAGACAGTCCGGTTTACCTGAAAGATTCGCAGGATCAGGATCGGACCGCCATATCTGCGGAGACTGCCGCGCTGCTGACAGAGGCGGAAACCGCTTATGGGAAGCGGGAGTACAAAAAGGCGATTGCTCTGCTGAACCGGGCCTTAAAGCGAAAGGACGGCCCGCTTATCAGAATATACGGCGGCCTGTACAGCGCAAACCGGAAACTGGGACGGCAGGACCGTGCCATTGCCGCATTTGACAAACTCCTGGCGGTCAGCGTTGAAAAATACAACATCCTCACGGTGAAATTCCTGTTTAATGTCAACTCTGTGGAATTCTGGAACGATCCGGCGCTGAGGGAACAGTACAAGATCTGGCTGGAGCGCATCGGCGTCTATTTCAAGACCCATCGGGGCTGTCTTCAGATTCTCGGCCATTGCAGCCGGAGCGGGACGGAAACCTATAACAAAGAGCTGTCGCACGAACGGGCCGTCGGTATTCAGGCGCGTCTGCGTCCGTATTTCCCGGATGTACTCCGGCGTTCTGAAACCGTCGGCAGGGGGTTCCGGGAGACCATTGTCGGAACCGGAACAGATGACTGGCGCGATGCCATCGACCGGCGCGTTGAGTTTCACATCATCGACTGCAAAGCGCTTTCCCGGTGA
- a CDS encoding cobalt-precorrin 5A hydrolase, which yields MSVSEMKKTALWAITPNGANLALRLRKAMPGATLCLSESLGPAPADAIRFGRLSTAVRQYFSTHDAHIFIMSTGIVVRMIAPLIRHKTVDPAVVVTDELGLHAISLISGHIGGANALAKQVAEVSGATPVITTATDLNRVPSVDVLAGERHLFIENPTAIRHVSMAFLTGKKVSLYDPYDLLREAIPESAVVRVDADSEIPSDMPGVFIDDTLVDLPPEILVLRPRSLAVGMGCNRNTDMAEMRTLLLETLARFRLSRRSLFTLASVDIKADETGLLALGEDLKLPLTFFDRAQLKQVTAIENPSEMVEKHIGVKSVCEAAAILAAKNGKLIVPKQNTKNVTVAVARKSFTSSASVPAGPTICAGGLPMS from the coding sequence ATGTCTGTATCTGAAATGAAAAAAACAGCCCTGTGGGCCATCACGCCCAACGGTGCGAATCTGGCCCTGAGACTCCGAAAGGCGATGCCCGGTGCGACCCTCTGCCTTTCCGAATCCCTCGGACCGGCCCCGGCAGATGCGATCCGGTTCGGGCGGCTTTCCACGGCGGTCCGTCAGTATTTCTCAACACACGATGCCCATATTTTCATCATGTCCACCGGCATTGTGGTCCGAATGATCGCGCCCCTTATCCGGCACAAAACCGTTGATCCCGCAGTGGTGGTGACCGATGAACTGGGGCTTCACGCCATCAGCCTGATTTCGGGCCATATCGGCGGCGCCAATGCCCTGGCAAAACAGGTGGCCGAGGTGAGCGGTGCAACGCCCGTCATCACCACGGCCACGGACCTCAACCGGGTGCCGTCCGTTGATGTGCTGGCCGGAGAACGCCATCTCTTCATTGAAAACCCCACGGCGATCAGACACGTCAGCATGGCGTTTCTGACCGGCAAAAAAGTATCCCTTTATGATCCTTACGATTTACTGCGTGAGGCGATCCCCGAATCCGCGGTGGTCCGGGTCGATGCGGATTCGGAAATCCCGTCGGATATGCCCGGTGTCTTTATTGATGATACGCTGGTTGACCTGCCCCCCGAAATTCTGGTATTGCGTCCCCGGTCACTGGCGGTCGGCATGGGGTGCAACCGGAACACGGATATGGCTGAAATGAGGACGCTTTTGCTGGAAACCCTGGCGCGGTTCAGGCTCTCACGCCGCAGCCTGTTCACTCTTGCCAGCGTGGATATCAAAGCGGACGAAACCGGGTTGCTCGCGCTGGGCGAAGATCTGAAACTGCCGCTGACCTTTTTTGACAGAGCGCAATTGAAACAGGTGACAGCCATTGAAAATCCATCGGAAATGGTGGAAAAACATATAGGAGTGAAAAGCGTATGCGAAGCAGCAGCGATTCTTGCGGCAAAGAACGGAAAACTGATTGTTCCCAAGCAGAACACAAAGAATGTCACTGTGGCGGTAGCCAGAAAATCCTTTACGTCGTCGGCATCGGTCCCGGCGGGGCCGACTATCTGTGCGGGCGGGCTGCCGATGTCCTGA
- a CDS encoding sensor domain-containing diguanylate cyclase: MNFSQIFEMLDIGIVILDRDLNVIRWNRWMEVQSQISRDRITGSPLFEFFPHLDTPRFMRNFKSVSTFGNFAFFSQKLHRYLFPFKPLSGLGTSFDHMQQSCTMGPLRDENNAIQYVYIMVQDVTEVAGYEQKLLEMNMRDGLTGVYNRRYMEFRLNQEFERYRRYGRPFSLIIQDIDFFKKVNDKHGHQAGDHILKSFTALLASGIRKVDVVARYGGEEFCCMLPETDLNNARKVAEVLRRKVEQKIFRFRSTDINITISQGVAELTTDIDAPERLIQEADAALYEAKENGRNRVMVSQCAK; encoded by the coding sequence ATGAACTTCTCGCAGATATTCGAGATGCTCGATATCGGGATTGTTATCCTCGACAGGGATCTGAACGTGATCCGCTGGAATCGCTGGATGGAAGTTCAAAGCCAGATTTCCCGGGACCGGATTACCGGCTCCCCTCTGTTTGAATTTTTTCCGCATCTGGATACGCCCCGGTTTATGCGGAATTTCAAATCGGTTTCCACCTTCGGCAACTTCGCCTTTTTTTCCCAGAAGCTTCACAGGTACCTGTTTCCCTTCAAGCCGCTCAGCGGGCTGGGGACGAGTTTTGATCACATGCAGCAGAGCTGCACCATGGGGCCGCTGCGTGATGAAAACAACGCCATTCAATATGTATACATCATGGTTCAGGATGTCACCGAGGTGGCGGGGTATGAGCAGAAACTGCTTGAGATGAACATGAGGGACGGGCTGACCGGCGTGTACAACAGAAGATATATGGAATTCCGTCTCAACCAGGAGTTCGAGCGGTACCGCCGGTACGGGAGGCCCTTCAGCCTGATTATACAGGACATTGATTTTTTTAAAAAGGTCAATGACAAACACGGCCATCAGGCCGGGGATCATATCCTGAAATCCTTCACCGCCCTGCTGGCTTCAGGCATCAGAAAGGTGGATGTGGTGGCCCGCTACGGGGGAGAGGAGTTTTGCTGTATGTTGCCGGAGACGGATCTGAACAACGCCAGAAAGGTGGCGGAGGTGCTTCGGCGGAAGGTTGAACAGAAGATCTTCCGGTTCAGGAGTACGGATATTAACATCACCATCAGTCAGGGGGTTGCCGAACTGACAACGGATATCGACGCCCCCGAACGGCTGATTCAGGAAGCCGATGCCGCACTTTATGAGGCCAAGGAAAACGGGAGAAACCGGGTGATGGTTTCCCAGTGTGCGAAATGA
- the cobJ gene encoding precorrin-3B C(17)-methyltransferase — MCGRAADVLKQAHAIAGYTTYIKLIAPLIEGKKVVSTGMKKEVERVEAAIDLALGGESCAVVSSGDAGVYAMAGLVFEMCQKKDIAIATPGTDDKEALQIEVVPGIPALAAGASLLGAPLTHDFAAISLSDLLTPWALIQKRLEAAASADFVIVIYNPKSKKRSGHLEEAQKIALKYRDPKTPVGIVTGAMRENQRIQLTTLDQLHAADVDMQTTVFIGNSNTFEYLGYMVTPRGYAKKYELDK; from the coding sequence CTGTGCGGGCGGGCTGCCGATGTCCTGAAACAGGCCCATGCCATCGCCGGATATACGACCTACATCAAACTGATTGCGCCGCTGATCGAGGGCAAAAAGGTGGTCAGCACCGGCATGAAAAAAGAGGTGGAACGGGTGGAGGCGGCCATTGATCTTGCCCTTGGCGGCGAATCCTGCGCCGTTGTCTCCAGCGGGGATGCGGGCGTTTACGCCATGGCCGGGCTGGTCTTCGAGATGTGCCAGAAAAAAGACATTGCCATTGCCACCCCCGGCACCGATGATAAAGAGGCGCTTCAGATCGAGGTGGTTCCCGGCATTCCGGCGCTGGCCGCAGGCGCGTCGCTTCTGGGCGCACCCCTGACCCATGACTTTGCCGCCATCAGCCTGAGCGATCTGCTGACCCCGTGGGCGCTGATTCAGAAGCGCCTTGAGGCGGCAGCCAGTGCCGATTTCGTGATCGTGATCTACAACCCCAAGAGCAAAAAGCGGAGCGGGCATCTTGAGGAAGCCCAGAAAATCGCCCTGAAATACCGCGATCCCAAAACGCCGGTGGGCATTGTCACCGGGGCCATGCGGGAGAATCAGCGGATTCAGCTCACCACCCTGGACCAGCTTCACGCCGCCGATGTGGACATGCAGACCACGGTTTTTATCGGCAACAGCAACACCTTCGAGTATCTCGGTTACATGGTGACACCGAGGGGGTACGCGAAGAAATATGAGCTTGATAAGTAG
- the cobU gene encoding bifunctional adenosylcobinamide kinase/adenosylcobinamide-phosphate guanylyltransferase, producing the protein MKDITFVVGGCRSGKSGYGQRLAESVSDKNRIFIATCVPYDDEMRDRVKKHREVRDRNWTTVEAPILLPEAIVESSRKGAVVLADCLTLWVTNLLLDPAESERVDGHIEKLIAALGRAECPVILVSNEVGCGIVPENKLARLFRDIVGTVNQSVASASDHVVWTVAGIDVKIK; encoded by the coding sequence TTGAAGGATATTACTTTTGTTGTCGGCGGGTGCCGGAGCGGAAAGAGCGGGTATGGTCAGCGGCTGGCCGAATCGGTTTCGGATAAAAACCGGATTTTCATTGCCACCTGTGTGCCCTATGATGACGAGATGAGGGACCGGGTGAAAAAACACCGTGAGGTGCGGGACCGGAACTGGACCACCGTTGAGGCCCCGATTCTGCTGCCGGAAGCCATTGTCGAAAGCAGTCGGAAGGGGGCGGTGGTGCTGGCCGACTGCCTGACCCTCTGGGTGACAAACCTTTTGCTCGACCCGGCCGAGTCCGAACGGGTTGATGGCCATATTGAAAAACTGATTGCCGCCCTCGGACGTGCCGAATGTCCGGTGATTCTCGTGTCCAACGAGGTGGGATGCGGCATTGTGCCGGAGAATAAACTGGCCAGATTGTTCAGAGATATCGTCGGAACCGTAAACCAGAGCGTTGCATCTGCATCGGATCATGTGGTATGGACAGTGGCAGGGATTGATGTGAAAATCAAATAA
- the waaF gene encoding lipopolysaccharide heptosyltransferase II — translation MMNILIVKLSAIGDVIHTLPALNALRRCYPDARITWVVESAAAGLVEGHEALDRVIISERKRWAKGLLRGPARLRNVSAACRFIREIRDTEYDLVIDFQQLLKSGVPVGLARGKCKAGFDRGMQHMEHSYLFLNRRIPPVSMEIHALRRYLILLEALGIPAPDVEYNLPVRRADEMAADALLAENGMAGSRLLVAINPVAQWETKLWENRKFAALADRLIAEYGADVVFTGGPDDGPVVADILSHMQHRASGFAGRTSLKVLAALCRKARFVISTDTGPMHLAAAVETPVVALFGPTAPWRTGPFGAGNRVIRTGLPCSPCFKRQCTRKDHMCMRGIRVRDVMAEIRRAGILPEE, via the coding sequence ATGATGAATATTCTGATTGTCAAGCTGAGCGCCATCGGCGATGTGATTCACACCCTTCCGGCCCTGAACGCCCTGCGCAGATGTTATCCCGATGCCCGCATCACCTGGGTGGTGGAATCGGCAGCCGCAGGTCTGGTGGAAGGGCATGAGGCCCTGGACCGGGTTATTATTTCCGAACGGAAGCGGTGGGCCAAAGGGCTGCTGAGGGGTCCGGCGCGTCTGAGAAATGTCAGCGCCGCCTGCCGGTTTATCCGGGAGATCCGGGACACCGAATACGATCTGGTGATCGACTTTCAGCAGTTGCTCAAAAGCGGGGTGCCGGTGGGGCTGGCGCGGGGAAAATGCAAGGCCGGTTTTGACAGGGGCATGCAGCACATGGAACACAGCTACCTCTTCCTGAACAGGCGCATTCCGCCGGTCAGCATGGAGATTCACGCCCTCCGGCGGTATCTCATCCTGCTGGAGGCCCTGGGGATTCCGGCCCCGGATGTCGAATACAACCTTCCGGTCCGGCGGGCGGACGAGATGGCTGCGGATGCCCTGCTGGCGGAAAACGGGATGGCGGGCAGCCGGTTGCTGGTGGCGATCAATCCGGTGGCCCAGTGGGAAACCAAATTGTGGGAGAACCGCAAGTTTGCCGCGCTGGCCGACCGGCTTATTGCGGAATACGGGGCCGATGTCGTATTTACGGGCGGCCCGGATGACGGGCCCGTGGTGGCGGATATTTTATCCCATATGCAGCACCGGGCCTCCGGTTTCGCAGGCCGGACCTCACTGAAGGTGCTGGCCGCACTCTGCAGAAAAGCCCGGTTCGTCATCTCCACAGACACCGGCCCGATGCACCTTGCCGCCGCCGTGGAAACGCCCGTGGTGGCGTTGTTCGGACCGACTGCCCCCTGGCGGACCGGCCCGTTCGGAGCCGGGAACCGGGTTATCCGCACAGGCCTGCCCTGCAGCCCCTGTTTTAAGCGGCAATGTACCCGGAAAGACCACATGTGCATGAGGGGCATCCGTGTCCGGGATGTCATGGCGGAAATTCGGCGGGCCGGGATATTGCCTGAAGAATGA
- a CDS encoding cobyric acid synthase, translating to MTASGKAPCIAALGTGSDVGKSIVVTALCRFFLNRGIRVAPYKAQNMSNNSGVTPEGLEMGRAQIVQAEASRIPPHVDMNPILLKPTTDVGCQVVLMGEARENSTALDYHQKKERLFKTACESLDRLRDQHELVVMEGAGSCAEVNLMAGDIVNLRMAEYADAPVILIADIHRGGVFAQIVGTLECLPPEQRDRIAGFIINRFRGDIRLFEDGVRWIEQRTGKKVFGVLPWYTHITIEAEDSVVIESPPAVSPGRLGKPSVAVIRIPHISNFTDFDPLSAIDEIDLFFIEKVQNLSGFAAVILPGSKNTRFDLDWLKTGGWADTLRAYVDNGGHVLGICGGYQLMGQYVHDPHGLEGTPGSEEGVRLLPVETTLKAPKTTTRSRFMWDGTEGTGYEIHMGQTDRLGGSPMFTVLEQNGGTPHNSEDGCVSQNGRVMATYMHGLFDTPAITRRWLECIGLGHIPISDARSGPAARDREYDLLAEHFEQHMDTEALLGLVDKA from the coding sequence ATGACAGCTTCAGGAAAAGCCCCCTGCATCGCCGCGCTCGGTACGGGTTCGGATGTGGGCAAGAGTATCGTGGTCACGGCCCTGTGCCGCTTTTTTCTCAACCGGGGCATCCGGGTCGCGCCGTACAAGGCCCAGAACATGTCCAACAACTCCGGGGTCACGCCCGAAGGGCTGGAGATGGGCCGCGCCCAGATCGTCCAGGCCGAGGCGTCACGGATTCCGCCCCATGTGGATATGAACCCCATCCTGCTCAAGCCCACCACGGATGTGGGGTGTCAGGTGGTACTCATGGGCGAGGCACGGGAGAACAGCACGGCCCTGGATTATCATCAGAAAAAGGAGCGGCTCTTCAAAACGGCCTGCGAATCCCTGGACCGGCTGCGGGATCAGCACGAGCTGGTTGTCATGGAGGGGGCCGGCTCATGTGCCGAAGTCAACCTCATGGCAGGCGACATCGTCAACCTGCGCATGGCCGAATACGCGGACGCGCCTGTGATCCTGATTGCGGATATCCACCGGGGCGGGGTGTTTGCCCAGATCGTGGGCACGCTGGAATGCCTGCCCCCGGAACAGCGGGACCGGATCGCCGGTTTCATTATCAACCGGTTCCGGGGCGACATCCGCCTGTTTGAGGACGGCGTGAGGTGGATCGAACAGCGGACCGGTAAAAAGGTCTTCGGCGTGCTGCCGTGGTACACCCACATCACCATTGAGGCCGAGGATTCCGTGGTCATTGAAAGCCCGCCGGCCGTCTCGCCGGGAAGACTCGGCAAGCCGTCGGTTGCGGTTATCCGCATCCCCCATATCTCCAATTTCACGGACTTTGACCCGCTTTCAGCCATTGATGAGATCGACCTCTTTTTCATTGAAAAGGTGCAGAATCTCTCCGGTTTTGCGGCGGTGATCCTGCCCGGCTCCAAAAATACCCGGTTTGATCTGGACTGGCTCAAAACCGGCGGATGGGCTGATACGCTGAGGGCCTACGTCGATAACGGCGGCCATGTGCTCGGCATTTGCGGCGGGTATCAGCTCATGGGCCAATATGTCCATGATCCCCACGGACTGGAGGGCACACCCGGCTCCGAAGAGGGGGTGAGACTGCTGCCGGTGGAGACCACCCTCAAAGCGCCCAAAACCACGACCCGGAGCCGTTTTATGTGGGACGGGACCGAGGGCACGGGCTATGAGATCCATATGGGGCAGACCGACCGGCTGGGCGGTAGTCCCATGTTCACGGTTCTGGAACAAAACGGCGGGACCCCGCACAACAGCGAAGACGGCTGTGTGAGCCAGAACGGGCGCGTCATGGCGACCTACATGCACGGCCTGTTTGACACGCCCGCCATCACCCGGCGCTGGCTGGAGTGCATCGGTCTGGGCCACATTCCCATTTCAGATGCCCGGAGCGGCCCGGCTGCCAGAGACCGGGAATATGATCTGCTGGCCGAACATTTTGAACAGCACATGGATACGGAGGCGCTTCTGGGGCTGGTGGATAAGGCCTGA
- a CDS encoding SEL1-like repeat protein — MKLRGACCFLVSLLVFASLAAAQSDPARDFFKKGEMYYWGRGAERDYKQAEAWFLKAAAQGHANAAAILADMYYQGINVKIDNQKAFELAKQAAEKGDVFGKFLYAYNGFFQGKGVKKDEARANEMLNAIVPEITQLAEEGNPFAQDYLAAMYYYGKGVTRDYQQVFKWTKKAAEQGYAEALRHIGVIYEEGKCADQDHHKALKWFQKAAEHDHACAYGNLGIMYENGLGVRQDYNEALKWYQKAAEQGHADAQVNLGTMYSGGRGVTQDYKEAVRWYETAARQQDAAGQNWLGVMYAGGQGVAQDYKEALKWYQRAAEQEHSYAQRNLGIMYENGWGVRQDYKEAVRWFQKAAEQGHAEAQVNLGTMYYEGKGVETDYEAALKWFRKAAEQENAEAQVNLGFMYSDGRGAAQDYEEAVRWYQKAAEQGNANAQINLGIIYANMAQDYTEAIRWYQKAAEQGHSVAQVNLGILYADVAQNYTETLKWFQKAAEQGNVDALFNLGYMYENGRGVEKNDEYAVNWYRKAAEKGHNSAKEALNRLEKQRTE; from the coding sequence ATGAAGCTCAGAGGCGCATGTTGTTTTCTGGTATCTCTTTTGGTGTTCGCATCTCTGGCCGCTGCCCAGTCAGATCCGGCCCGTGATTTCTTCAAAAAAGGCGAGATGTATTACTGGGGACGCGGTGCTGAACGGGATTACAAACAGGCTGAGGCGTGGTTTCTCAAAGCGGCGGCGCAGGGGCACGCAAACGCGGCGGCTATTCTGGCAGATATGTATTATCAGGGAATTAACGTAAAAATTGATAACCAGAAAGCCTTTGAACTTGCAAAGCAGGCTGCGGAAAAGGGCGATGTTTTCGGTAAGTTTTTATACGCCTATAATGGTTTTTTTCAGGGAAAAGGTGTCAAAAAAGATGAGGCCAGGGCAAATGAGATGCTGAATGCCATTGTGCCGGAAATCACCCAATTGGCAGAGGAAGGCAATCCGTTTGCTCAGGATTATCTGGCCGCAATGTATTATTATGGTAAAGGTGTAACCAGGGATTATCAGCAGGTTTTCAAATGGACAAAAAAAGCGGCTGAACAAGGATATGCAGAAGCGCTGCGGCACATAGGGGTGATATACGAAGAGGGCAAATGTGCTGATCAGGATCACCATAAGGCGTTAAAATGGTTTCAGAAAGCGGCAGAACACGATCATGCCTGCGCATATGGGAATCTGGGCATCATGTATGAAAACGGTCTGGGTGTGAGGCAGGATTACAACGAGGCGCTGAAGTGGTATCAGAAAGCGGCAGAACAGGGACATGCCGATGCCCAGGTTAATCTGGGCACCATGTATTCCGGTGGCCGGGGCGTAACGCAGGATTACAAAGAAGCGGTTCGGTGGTATGAAACGGCTGCCAGGCAACAGGATGCTGCCGGTCAGAACTGGCTTGGCGTCATGTATGCAGGCGGCCAGGGCGTGGCGCAGGATTACAAAGAGGCGCTGAAGTGGTATCAGCGTGCGGCTGAACAGGAACACAGCTATGCCCAGAGAAATCTGGGTATCATGTATGAAAACGGGTGGGGTGTAAGGCAGGATTACAAAGAAGCGGTCAGATGGTTTCAGAAAGCTGCGGAACAGGGCCATGCCGAGGCCCAGGTGAATCTGGGAACCATGTATTATGAGGGCAAAGGCGTTGAGACAGATTATGAGGCCGCATTGAAATGGTTCCGTAAGGCGGCTGAACAGGAAAATGCCGAGGCCCAGGTCAATCTGGGATTTATGTATTCGGATGGTCGGGGCGCAGCGCAGGATTATGAAGAAGCGGTCAGATGGTATCAGAAAGCGGCTGAACAGGGAAATGCCAACGCTCAGATTAATCTGGGCATCATATATGCGAACATGGCACAGGATTATACAGAAGCAATCAGATGGTATCAGAAAGCGGCGGAACAGGGACATTCCGTTGCCCAGGTGAATCTGGGCATCCTATATGCAGACGTGGCACAAAATTATACAGAAACACTGAAGTGGTTCCAGAAAGCGGCTGAACAGGGCAATGTCGATGCCCTGTTCAATCTGGGATACATGTATGAAAACGGCAGAGGCGTTGAAAAAAATGATGAATACGCCGTGAACTGGTATCGGAAAGCGGCTGAAAAAGGCCATAATTCCGCAAAAGAGGCTTTGAACCGCCTGGAAAAACAGCGTACAGAATGA